In Alistipes sp. ZOR0009, one genomic interval encodes:
- a CDS encoding serine dehydratase subunit alpha family protein codes for MEQTLKEHLIKLLKTEVVPALGCTEPIAVALAVAKAREVLGSLPTSITVYVSPNILKNGMGVGVPGTGMVGLHIAAALGVFYGDTSNMLQLLNGVTPDAVHLAKQFVEEKKVTIAVKNDIDKLYVEAICRNDTDSASVFIKGAHSNIVLVERNGAVVNGSAEALKPTSINSNALSPCPKVLFSDIYEFATTASIDEIEFILEGGVMNKRISDEGLRGDYGLKVGKCIIGKIDKNILKDDLLTYAMAVTSAASDARMAGNELPAMSNSGSGNQGITVMLPVVAVAEKLKSSTDELARALVISNLLSIYIKSKMGRLSALCGVAVAATASSCGIVFLLGGTFEQMTYAIRNMVGNLTGMICDGAKVGCSLKVSSGVSASVNAALLAIDNICIQETDGIVTDDVESSIENLAKLGSEGMMETDKMILDLMLKK; via the coding sequence ATGGAACAAACCTTAAAAGAGCATTTGATTAAGCTGTTGAAGACAGAGGTGGTGCCAGCACTAGGTTGTACAGAGCCTATTGCGGTGGCGTTAGCTGTAGCCAAAGCTCGAGAGGTATTAGGATCTTTACCTACTTCAATCACCGTTTATGTTAGCCCTAATATTCTAAAAAATGGAATGGGGGTAGGTGTCCCAGGTACAGGAATGGTGGGGCTTCATATCGCTGCTGCGTTGGGTGTTTTTTATGGAGATACCAGCAACATGTTGCAGCTGTTGAATGGGGTTACGCCTGATGCTGTTCATCTAGCAAAGCAGTTTGTGGAGGAAAAGAAGGTTACCATTGCCGTGAAAAATGACATTGACAAGCTCTACGTAGAGGCTATATGTCGCAATGATACTGATTCCGCTTCTGTATTTATTAAAGGTGCTCACAGCAATATTGTGCTGGTAGAGCGCAATGGTGCCGTGGTGAATGGCTCTGCCGAAGCATTAAAACCAACATCGATTAATTCCAATGCGTTATCACCTTGTCCTAAGGTTCTCTTTTCTGATATTTACGAGTTTGCGACTACCGCCTCGATCGATGAGATTGAGTTTATTTTAGAGGGTGGAGTTATGAACAAGCGTATCTCTGACGAAGGGCTACGTGGAGACTATGGGCTTAAGGTAGGCAAGTGTATTATTGGCAAGATTGATAAAAATATTTTAAAGGACGATTTGCTAACTTACGCTATGGCGGTTACTTCTGCAGCGTCGGATGCCCGTATGGCGGGTAACGAACTTCCTGCAATGAGCAACTCAGGCAGCGGAAATCAGGGTATAACCGTTATGCTCCCCGTTGTGGCTGTTGCTGAAAAACTTAAGTCGAGCACTGACGAACTTGCACGTGCGCTGGTAATTAGCAACCTGCTATCCATCTACATCAAGTCGAAGATGGGAAGATTATCAGCCCTCTGTGGGGTGGCTGTTGCCGCTACTGCCTCCTCGTGCGGAATAGTGTTCCTTCTTGGAGGTACCTTCGAGCAGATGACCTACGCTATCAGGAATATGGTTGGCAACCTAACCGGCATGATTTGTGATGGCGCAAAGGTGGGCTGTTCGTTAAAGGTTTCGTCGGGTGTTTCGGCTAGCGTAAATGCTGCGCTGCTGGCAATCGACAATATCTGCATTCAGGAGACAGACGGTATTGTTACCGACGATGTAGAGAGTTCTATCGAAAATTTGGCCAAGTTGGGATCGGAAGGAATGATGGAAACCGATAAGATGATTCTAGACCTGATGCTTAAAAAATAG
- a CDS encoding PLP-dependent cysteine synthase family protein, which translates to MNESNLNRRIAGLSSMIGKTPLLAIDYKYKGAVRTIYAKAEYLNFTGSIKDRMAFYILKKAYEQGRLKPGDHIVEATSGNTGIAFSGIGRAMGHPVTIFMPNWMSAERINLIKSFGAQIRLVSKEEGGFLGSIAMSEKMAADQPCVFLPCQFANTDNCEAHYQTTAPEIWAQLASVGLKPEAFVAGVGTGGTVMGIGRFMKEQDPRIRVHPLEPSNSPTMSTGHKIGKHRIQGISDEFIPEIVKLDRLDKIVAVDDGDSIIMAQNLATSLGLGVGISSGANFLGAVQLQNELGDNAVVVTVFADDSKKYLSTDYTKEEPVLAGFISPDIELLGFRSIKRSCKICCNPEECIECYPEYAKTCIKAKDYMSNR; encoded by the coding sequence ATGAACGAATCTAACTTAAACAGGCGTATTGCAGGGTTGTCGAGTATGATTGGCAAGACACCACTTTTGGCCATTGATTACAAGTATAAAGGTGCCGTTCGCACCATTTACGCAAAAGCCGAGTATCTTAACTTCACTGGGAGTATTAAGGATCGGATGGCCTTCTATATCTTAAAGAAAGCTTACGAGCAGGGGCGCTTAAAGCCTGGCGACCATATAGTGGAGGCTACAAGCGGAAATACAGGAATTGCCTTTTCGGGAATTGGTCGTGCAATGGGGCATCCTGTTACCATCTTTATGCCAAACTGGATGAGCGCCGAGCGTATAAACCTCATTAAAAGTTTTGGAGCACAAATTCGCCTAGTAAGCAAGGAGGAGGGCGGTTTTTTAGGAAGTATTGCTATGTCGGAAAAAATGGCCGCAGACCAGCCTTGCGTATTCCTTCCCTGTCAGTTTGCTAATACCGACAACTGTGAGGCGCATTACCAGACAACTGCACCCGAAATATGGGCGCAGCTGGCTAGCGTAGGGCTCAAGCCAGAGGCTTTCGTTGCAGGAGTAGGAACGGGCGGTACGGTAATGGGGATTGGGCGTTTTATGAAGGAGCAGGATCCTCGTATTAGGGTGCATCCGCTCGAGCCCTCTAATTCGCCAACAATGTCTACAGGCCATAAAATAGGAAAGCACAGAATTCAGGGAATTTCGGATGAGTTTATTCCTGAAATTGTAAAGTTGGATAGGCTCGATAAAATAGTTGCGGTTGACGATGGCGACTCTATTATCATGGCTCAAAATTTGGCTACAAGCTTAGGCCTTGGCGTTGGCATCTCTTCTGGGGCTAACTTTCTGGGGGCTGTTCAACTCCAAAACGAGCTAGGGGACAATGCCGTTGTGGTTACCGTTTTTGCCGACGATAGCAAGAAGTATCTAAGCACCGACTATACGAAAGAGGAACCTGTGCTAGCGGGTTTCATCTCTCCCGACATAGAGCTGCTGGGCTTTAGATCCATAAAGCGATCTTGTAAGATATGCTGCAATCCGGAGGAGTGCATAGAGTGCTACCCAGAGTATGCCAAAACGTGCATAAAGGCAAAAGACTACATGTCTAACAGATAG
- a CDS encoding AbgT family transporter, protein MNTTTKKRSFFDRFLDGVEVVGNKLPHPATLFALMAVLVVILSALASTLGLSATHPITGESVTVNNLLTADGIRWMWTNVEKNFVDFPPLGLVLVVMVGIGVAEGSGLFTVLVRQLVLGAPRSMITAAIIIAGIFSHLASEAGYVILIPLGAMIFHALGRHPMAGFAAAFCGVSAGFGSNFLIGSVDPILAGLSTSAAHIIDPSMQVNPMVNYFFMVVSAFMVVIVGTWITEKIVEPRLGKYTGELSPLAIEELSKTERKGLRMAGIGALAVIGLLAWSIIPENGLLRDPETGGILHSPFFKGIVVAIFLIFFVPGLVYGIITKTIRNDKDVVKHMTSAMKGMGGYIVLVFFAAQFVYMFKESNLGIVVAINGAAWLKSVGLTGIPLLIGFALLSAFINLFMGSASAKWAIMAPVFVPMFMLLDYHPGVAQAAFRVGDSVTNVITPMMSYFALIVTFAQKYDEKYGIGTIISMMLPFTFIFFIAWTIIISIWYLTGFPLGLDGPIYLK, encoded by the coding sequence ATGAACACGACCACTAAGAAAAGATCGTTTTTCGACCGATTTCTTGATGGTGTTGAGGTAGTTGGCAACAAGCTACCTCACCCTGCGACCCTTTTTGCCCTTATGGCTGTTCTGGTCGTCATTCTTTCGGCTCTTGCCTCCACTCTGGGACTTTCAGCAACCCACCCGATCACAGGAGAATCCGTCACCGTCAACAACCTGCTCACCGCTGATGGTATCCGTTGGATGTGGACAAATGTTGAGAAAAATTTTGTCGATTTTCCTCCTCTTGGGCTTGTCCTCGTCGTAATGGTTGGAATTGGAGTTGCAGAAGGTTCTGGACTCTTCACCGTACTAGTTCGCCAGCTAGTGCTAGGAGCCCCTCGTAGCATGATCACGGCAGCTATTATCATTGCTGGAATTTTCTCCCACCTCGCCTCCGAAGCTGGATATGTAATTCTCATCCCTCTTGGAGCCATGATCTTTCATGCCCTAGGACGCCACCCAATGGCTGGTTTTGCAGCAGCATTCTGCGGGGTTAGCGCAGGTTTCGGGTCCAACTTCCTCATCGGATCGGTTGACCCCATCCTTGCAGGACTATCAACATCTGCGGCACACATTATCGACCCAAGCATGCAAGTAAACCCTATGGTAAACTACTTTTTCATGGTAGTTTCGGCCTTTATGGTTGTTATTGTAGGAACTTGGATTACCGAAAAGATTGTTGAGCCTCGCTTAGGAAAGTATACGGGAGAACTTAGCCCTTTAGCCATTGAAGAACTTTCTAAAACGGAAAGAAAAGGACTCCGGATGGCTGGAATCGGAGCCCTTGCCGTTATTGGATTGCTAGCTTGGTCTATCATTCCCGAAAATGGTCTTCTCCGCGATCCTGAAACAGGAGGCATCCTTCACTCTCCATTCTTCAAAGGAATCGTTGTAGCCATTTTCCTAATTTTCTTTGTACCAGGATTGGTATACGGAATAATAACCAAAACCATTCGCAACGACAAGGATGTGGTGAAGCACATGACCAGCGCCATGAAGGGAATGGGCGGCTATATTGTGCTTGTATTCTTTGCTGCGCAATTTGTGTACATGTTCAAGGAGAGCAACCTCGGAATTGTGGTAGCAATCAACGGAGCGGCTTGGCTTAAGTCTGTTGGGCTTACCGGCATTCCTTTACTAATTGGATTTGCCCTCCTTTCTGCATTCATCAACCTTTTCATGGGAAGCGCATCGGCTAAATGGGCAATCATGGCACCTGTATTTGTTCCCATGTTTATGCTTTTAGACTACCACCCTGGAGTAGCTCAAGCGGCATTCCGTGTAGGAGATTCCGTAACCAACGTTATAACTCCTATGATGAGCTACTTTGCGCTAATTGTTACATTTGCTCAAAAGTATGACGAAAAGTACGGCATTGGAACAATCATATCCATGATGCTTCCTTTTACCTTCATTTTCTTTATTGCCTGGACAATCATAATAAGTATCTGGTATTTGACTGGCTTCCCACTAGGGCTAGACGGTCCAATCTACCTTAAGTAA
- a CDS encoding formate--tetrahydrofolate ligase has product MTDIEIAQAAKLEPVVDIAAKLNISADELELYGKYKAKLPLSLIDEDKVKKSKLILVSAISPTPAGEGKTTTSIGLTMALNRIGKRTTVVLREPSLGPVFGIKGGATGGGYAQVIPMEDINLHFTGDFSAIEKAHNLLAALIDNNLQSKKHNLNIDPRTVTWKRVMDMNDRALRNVVLGLGGTTGGVPRESGFDITAASEVMAILCLSKDIEDLKEKLGNIFVGFTFDKKPIYARDLKAQGAMAALLKDAIKPNLVQTLEGNPAIIHGGPFANIAQGTNTVVATKMGMSLSDYVVTEAGFGFDLGGEKFLDIKCQYAGLKPAAVVLVATTRALKYHGGVPVKEVNNPNIGALKKGLENLEKHIENAKLFNLTPIVAINKFTHDTPEDMEAIIEMCKRHDVMAYEANVWAEGGNGAIELAKAVAEVADSNTKEFRPLYDWNTPVEHKISIIAGKIYGADGVDYQPKAKTALKRIDALGLGNLPICMAKTQKSLSDDPNLLGRPEDFIVTVRDIEIAAGAGFIIPITGEMMRMPGLPEEPSANNIDIDAEGNISGLF; this is encoded by the coding sequence ATGACTGATATTGAAATTGCCCAAGCGGCAAAGTTGGAGCCGGTGGTAGACATTGCGGCGAAGCTAAACATCTCAGCCGACGAGTTGGAACTGTATGGAAAGTACAAGGCAAAGCTTCCTTTAAGTTTAATAGACGAGGATAAGGTAAAAAAGTCGAAGCTAATTCTGGTTTCAGCAATATCTCCAACCCCTGCAGGCGAAGGAAAGACAACAACCTCTATTGGCTTAACGATGGCGCTTAACCGAATTGGAAAGCGGACAACCGTGGTTCTTAGGGAGCCTTCGCTCGGTCCTGTTTTTGGAATTAAGGGAGGCGCTACAGGCGGGGGATATGCTCAGGTTATCCCGATGGAGGATATTAACCTTCATTTTACGGGCGATTTTTCTGCTATAGAAAAGGCGCATAACCTGCTAGCTGCGCTCATCGATAATAATCTGCAAAGCAAAAAGCATAACCTAAATATTGATCCCCGAACGGTAACCTGGAAGCGGGTGATGGACATGAACGACCGTGCGCTGCGCAACGTGGTGCTAGGTTTGGGTGGAACTACAGGAGGTGTACCTCGTGAGTCTGGCTTTGATATTACTGCCGCTTCGGAGGTTATGGCCATTCTTTGTCTTTCGAAGGATATTGAAGATCTGAAGGAGAAGCTAGGAAACATTTTTGTAGGGTTCACCTTTGATAAAAAGCCTATATACGCTCGCGACCTAAAGGCACAAGGGGCAATGGCGGCATTGCTAAAGGATGCCATTAAGCCTAACTTGGTGCAAACGCTAGAGGGTAATCCTGCCATTATACACGGAGGTCCGTTTGCTAATATCGCACAAGGAACCAATACGGTAGTTGCCACCAAAATGGGGATGTCGCTATCGGACTATGTGGTAACCGAAGCTGGTTTTGGATTTGACCTTGGCGGCGAAAAGTTTCTAGATATTAAGTGCCAGTATGCAGGCTTGAAGCCTGCAGCAGTGGTTTTGGTTGCCACAACCCGTGCGCTGAAGTATCACGGAGGTGTGCCCGTTAAGGAGGTAAATAATCCTAATATTGGTGCGCTAAAAAAAGGTCTTGAAAATCTCGAAAAGCATATAGAGAACGCAAAGCTCTTTAATTTAACCCCAATTGTTGCTATCAACAAGTTTACGCATGATACGCCCGAAGATATGGAGGCAATTATCGAAATGTGTAAGCGCCACGATGTGATGGCCTACGAGGCAAATGTGTGGGCCGAGGGCGGAAATGGCGCCATTGAGTTGGCTAAGGCTGTTGCCGAAGTTGCCGATAGCAATACGAAGGAGTTTCGCCCTTTGTACGATTGGAATACGCCCGTTGAGCATAAAATATCCATTATTGCAGGTAAAATATACGGTGCCGATGGCGTAGACTACCAGCCAAAAGCGAAAACCGCCTTAAAAAGGATAGACGCTTTAGGGCTTGGTAATTTGCCAATCTGTATGGCAAAGACTCAGAAGTCGCTATCCGACGATCCCAACCTATTGGGAAGACCTGAGGATTTTATTGTCACCGTAAGGGATATTGAAATAGCGGCTGGAGCAGGGTTTATCATCCCAATCACAGGAGAGATGATGCGAATGCCTGGTTTGCCAGAGGAACCTTCTGCAAATAATATCGATATTGATGCTGAAGGGAATATTTCGGGATTGTTCTAG
- a CDS encoding porin family protein: MKKFALIFTLAIITALPSVAQIKLGVSLEPQISWFGTDRKAIKGDGSIGGVSFGLNVDRYFAKQYAFYTGVFIETTGGYLKYQNGTTIHSKDTPNFAVKPNGSVKYRTQYISIPTGIKLKTNPIGYNSFYAILGFKTSLRMRTKGFTNDGKNSSGINSMDGEVLKNQTEWANLGYQLGVGTEYSLGNSVSLLLGITYNNGITNTMDDENVHVNLNNLSLKLGVMF; the protein is encoded by the coding sequence ATGAAGAAATTTGCGCTCATTTTTACATTAGCAATCATCACCGCACTACCGTCTGTAGCCCAAATCAAGCTTGGGGTTTCGCTAGAGCCTCAAATCTCGTGGTTTGGCACCGACCGTAAGGCAATCAAAGGCGATGGATCAATTGGAGGCGTTTCGTTTGGGTTAAATGTGGATAGATACTTTGCAAAACAGTACGCCTTTTACACGGGAGTATTCATCGAGACCACCGGGGGCTACCTAAAATATCAGAACGGCACAACCATTCACTCTAAGGATACGCCCAACTTTGCGGTAAAACCCAACGGTAGCGTAAAATATCGCACGCAGTATATTTCGATTCCAACAGGGATCAAACTAAAGACAAACCCCATTGGCTACAACTCGTTCTACGCCATACTGGGCTTCAAGACCTCCCTTCGCATGCGCACCAAAGGCTTTACCAACGACGGTAAGAATAGCAGCGGAATCAACTCGATGGATGGCGAGGTGCTAAAGAACCAAACAGAGTGGGCCAACTTAGGCTACCAGCTGGGAGTGGGTACCGAATACTCGCTAGGCAACAGCGTATCGCTTCTGCTTGGGATCACCTACAACAACGGAATTACCAACACCATGGACGACGAAAATGTCCACGTTAACCTCAACAACCTATCGCTTAAGCTAGGCGTGATGTTTTAG